One window from the genome of Kaistella carnis encodes:
- a CDS encoding polysaccharide biosynthesis/export family protein: MKIFKISLILILPLLLFSCISSKDVRYMQPNESLVINEEGLVPYNIPVYRITKNDILTLNIVTTPKGDAAQFYSSLNAQSPEAGASGNRGVSVSNQSNNSGGGNVNIYFNGLKVDSNGDVNVFGIGYIKAEGRTLEDMTKEIQNKVNENFVEGKSEVRLNTDGITYYILGDVETVEISGEKKAHKNSLTITEALAINGGLNRTVDRTNIVIHRKLPEGIKIAKIDLTREDVMNSPYYWVQNGDEIFLNTRSKNLNGFGKDPISTLTTGVSVITTAMSIYLILTRL; this comes from the coding sequence ATGAAAATATTTAAAATTTCTTTAATTCTAATTTTACCCCTGTTGCTTTTTTCCTGCATTTCTTCTAAAGATGTGCGTTACATGCAACCAAACGAAAGTTTAGTCATCAATGAGGAAGGATTAGTACCTTACAATATTCCCGTTTACCGAATTACGAAAAACGATATTCTAACCCTGAACATTGTAACAACACCTAAGGGTGACGCTGCACAATTTTATTCCAGCCTTAATGCGCAATCTCCGGAAGCAGGAGCCTCTGGTAACCGAGGTGTATCTGTTTCTAATCAGTCAAATAATTCTGGTGGCGGCAATGTAAATATCTATTTTAATGGATTAAAGGTCGACTCCAATGGTGATGTTAATGTTTTTGGAATAGGATATATCAAAGCAGAAGGCAGAACTCTGGAAGATATGACGAAAGAAATTCAAAATAAAGTCAATGAAAATTTTGTAGAAGGCAAATCTGAAGTAAGATTGAATACCGACGGAATTACGTATTATATTTTGGGAGATGTAGAAACAGTAGAGATCAGCGGGGAGAAAAAAGCCCATAAAAACAGTTTAACAATCACTGAAGCTTTGGCGATTAATGGCGGTTTAAACAGAACAGTTGATCGTACAAATATTGTAATTCACCGAAAATTGCCGGAAGGAATTAAAATTGCGAAGATCGATTTAACACGTGAAGATGTGATGAATTCTCCCTATTATTGGGTACAGAACGGGGATGAAATTTTTTTAAATACCCGATCTAAAAACCTAAATGGGTTTGGAAAAGATCCTATATCAACACTAACAACCGGAGTTTCTGTGATCACGACCGCGATGTCGATTTATTTAATTCTAACACGACTCTAA
- a CDS encoding EpsG family protein — protein MPILHPIFIIIFLFLAFASYWEVFRLEKKQSIFVWIAGILIVVAVGFRLNAGADYPIYRQLFAGFSLYTTYNDVWDKALFRPTSEEIEWIFVLINKLVFDFGMPFYIVTFIMALIAVTLKFTTIYENVAFPSLAILFYFMPIMFFEDSGQMRQGLGIAVCVASFKFIKDRNLFMFLLCMYIALGFHKTSIVFLPAYWLVKIPLNSKRIFWVLILALLSSPFELYRLGGDLFSAIAPDDLSGAYTGYVDDRYYGTEVETGLNDIVKLFFIGILIKYDKEACEEVLWYEYMRNLAVAGLALFYFFRSNEIFAVRLPGAYMFFVTMFCMTNIVYATRDRARQILYIGFMTYLVAMFFYFGKGNGDKGSFTKDRYTNALW, from the coding sequence ATGCCAATTCTACATCCTATTTTCATTATTATTTTCCTCTTTCTTGCTTTTGCGAGTTACTGGGAGGTTTTTAGGTTAGAGAAAAAGCAGAGTATTTTTGTTTGGATTGCCGGAATTTTAATCGTTGTAGCAGTTGGTTTCCGCTTAAACGCGGGAGCCGATTATCCAATTTATCGCCAGCTTTTTGCCGGTTTTTCTTTATATACGACTTATAATGATGTTTGGGACAAGGCGCTTTTTCGACCGACCTCTGAAGAGATAGAATGGATCTTTGTGTTGATTAATAAATTGGTTTTCGATTTCGGAATGCCCTTTTATATCGTGACTTTTATCATGGCGCTTATTGCGGTGACCCTTAAATTTACGACCATCTATGAAAACGTGGCTTTTCCTTCTTTGGCGATCTTGTTTTATTTTATGCCGATTATGTTTTTCGAAGATTCTGGGCAGATGCGGCAAGGTTTGGGAATTGCAGTTTGCGTTGCTTCTTTTAAATTCATCAAGGACCGAAATCTCTTCATGTTTCTGCTTTGCATGTATATTGCGCTGGGTTTTCATAAAACTTCCATTGTCTTTTTACCTGCATACTGGCTGGTAAAAATTCCATTAAACAGTAAAAGAATTTTTTGGGTGCTGATCTTGGCATTACTTTCTTCGCCATTTGAATTGTATCGTTTGGGAGGCGACCTTTTCAGCGCTATTGCACCAGATGATCTTTCCGGCGCATATACAGGTTATGTAGATGACCGTTATTACGGGACCGAAGTAGAAACGGGATTAAATGATATTGTAAAATTATTCTTCATTGGCATTCTAATTAAATATGATAAAGAAGCCTGTGAAGAGGTCTTGTGGTACGAGTATATGCGCAATTTAGCTGTTGCTGGCTTGGCGCTCTTCTATTTTTTTCGGTCAAATGAGATTTTTGCAGTACGTTTGCCCGGAGCGTATATGTTTTTCGTTACCATGTTTTGCATGACGAATATTGTGTACGCAACCCGTGATCGAGCACGACAAATATTATATATCGGATTTATGACTTATCTGGTGGCTATGTTTTTTTACTTTGGTAAAGGGAACGGCGATAAAGGAAGTTTTACGAAAGACCGGTATACAAACGCACTTTGGTAG
- a CDS encoding IS982 family transposase: MNNLIQNYEIILKELTATCKHIKSNKQIRLPKMSDLELVALNITAEYMSINSELQLFRCISGTDLDGKIERSVYNKRRRRLFPYIEKIRETLSGKFSDFSDVFIVDSTPIEICKFSRANRSAICSTDDIKPSFGYCAAQKSRYFGYKLHAVCDKNGIFHSFDFTPANVHDVNYLKDIKENFKNCLLIGDRGYISKKFQVDLFNYSKINLSVPMRKNQHGFVEFSRTKSNIRKRIETNISQLCGQFTINVNFAKTFQGLATRIVSKITSFTMIQYLNFFVFKRSLNKLKVNLC, encoded by the coding sequence ATGAACAATCTCATTCAAAACTACGAAATTATTTTAAAAGAATTGACAGCAACCTGTAAACATATTAAGTCAAATAAGCAGATCAGACTCCCGAAAATGTCTGACTTGGAACTTGTGGCACTTAATATTACCGCTGAATACATGTCCATTAACTCTGAATTACAGTTGTTTAGATGTATTTCGGGAACCGATTTGGATGGGAAGATCGAGAGGAGCGTCTACAATAAAAGAAGGAGGAGGCTTTTTCCATATATTGAAAAAATAAGGGAGACCTTAAGCGGTAAATTTTCTGATTTCAGCGATGTCTTCATTGTTGATTCAACACCGATTGAAATATGTAAATTCAGTCGTGCAAACCGTTCGGCAATTTGTTCCACAGATGATATCAAACCTTCGTTTGGATATTGTGCCGCGCAGAAGTCAAGGTATTTTGGCTATAAACTTCATGCGGTTTGTGACAAGAATGGAATCTTTCACTCTTTTGATTTCACCCCTGCAAATGTTCATGATGTAAATTACCTCAAGGATATTAAGGAAAACTTTAAAAACTGTTTATTGATCGGGGACAGAGGATATATCAGTAAAAAATTTCAAGTAGATTTATTCAACTATTCCAAGATAAATCTTTCGGTCCCGATGAGGAAAAACCAGCATGGTTTTGTAGAGTTTTCAAGGACAAAATCAAACATAAGGAAACGGATTGAAACCAATATATCGCAACTATGCGGCCAGTTTACAATAAACGTGAACTTTGCAAAAACCTTTCAAGGTTTGGCGACAAGGATAGTGTCGAAAATAACTTCTTTTACGATGATTCAATACCTCAATTTTTTCGTCTTCAAAAGAAGTTTGAATAAACTAAAAGTTAATTTGTGCTAA
- a CDS encoding glycosyltransferase family 4 protein — protein sequence MNEIIKNLLADFGIPIFYVKLVLGLVISFFITFLSIPTIVKISRRKNLMDEPGTRSSHLRKIPNLGGIAIFYSLAVCASIFAFELFELYKFLFASLVILLYIGVMDDIVVMRAYKKLIAQIIVTALMVIGSDVRIRSMFGVFAIYELSYTVSVIFSIFTFIILINAFNLIDGIDGLSGGYSVICSALFGISYFRLGEFNYPLVVLSGVIIGSVLGFLYYNLSHYRNNKVFMGDTGSMILGFLLAFTAICFMDIFIDKELPDVPRYYLQTAPAVAVAILILPIVDTLNVIIIRLVKRQSVFGADKNHIHHSLLELGLTHRRSTVYILIYYLFIVAVAYFFRQINVNILLFIIMTLGFVGAYIPKIILKTRKKTN from the coding sequence ATGAATGAAATAATTAAAAATTTATTAGCAGATTTTGGCATTCCTATTTTTTATGTAAAATTGGTTTTGGGACTTGTCATTTCATTTTTCATCACCTTTCTCTCGATTCCTACTATCGTGAAAATATCGCGGCGGAAAAACCTCATGGATGAACCAGGAACCCGAAGTTCACATCTAAGAAAGATCCCAAATCTCGGCGGAATTGCAATTTTCTATTCCTTGGCAGTCTGTGCCTCTATTTTTGCATTTGAACTTTTTGAACTGTACAAGTTTCTATTCGCTTCCCTCGTCATATTACTATACATCGGCGTGATGGATGATATTGTGGTCATGCGCGCCTATAAAAAACTCATTGCACAAATTATCGTAACTGCTTTAATGGTAATTGGGTCAGATGTAAGAATTCGGAGTATGTTCGGCGTTTTTGCGATTTATGAACTGAGTTACACCGTAAGTGTGATTTTCAGTATTTTTACTTTTATCATCCTGATCAATGCCTTTAATTTAATTGATGGAATTGATGGGCTTTCGGGTGGATATTCTGTAATATGCAGTGCTTTGTTTGGGATCAGCTATTTCCGATTAGGTGAATTTAATTATCCGTTGGTTGTTTTATCTGGCGTCATCATTGGTTCTGTGCTCGGATTTCTTTATTATAACCTGTCTCACTATAGAAATAACAAAGTTTTTATGGGCGATACTGGTTCTATGATTTTGGGATTTTTACTGGCGTTTACAGCAATTTGTTTTATGGATATTTTCATTGACAAAGAATTACCGGATGTCCCAAGATATTATTTACAAACCGCACCCGCAGTCGCTGTAGCAATTTTAATTCTGCCGATTGTGGATACTTTAAATGTGATTATTATTCGTTTGGTTAAAAGGCAATCTGTTTTTGGAGCCGACAAAAACCATATTCACCACAGTCTTTTAGAACTCGGGCTTACACACCGGCGGTCTACGGTTTACATATTAATTTATTATTTATTCATTGTGGCGGTCGCGTATTTTTTCCGTCAAATCAACGTGAATATTTTACTTTTCATTATTATGACGTTGGGATTTGTGGGTGCTTATATCCCGAAAATCATTCTTAAAACCCGAAAAAAAACTAATTAA
- a CDS encoding glycosyltransferase family 2 protein yields the protein MAKVSVIVPVYQVEKYLRKCLDSLANQTLQDIEILIVNDGSTDGSQEIIDEFQKNYPLIIKSFVKENGGLSDARNYGIDRASGEFIGFVDSDDEVAETMFEEMYSLGIKNKAEIVVCNLQKVNEQGKVVQKLTQIPHMPEKIELKNHFSVFSDISYFACNKIFRKELFKDKRFKKGVHFEDIELIPKFVLDSTVIAQTQEYHYNYLERSDSITKTHSTKGLDILKAVEEVSSYFKTSKYAVLEKDLKNFQILEGVYTFLAYSAFVKEETAYNEMNFALRNFIKKYKISKVEILTYSRFGKNYLLSLPLKKQLYYLLYFTGLYSIVRKLL from the coding sequence ATGGCAAAAGTTTCCGTAATTGTTCCGGTCTATCAAGTGGAAAAATATCTTCGAAAGTGTTTGGATTCATTAGCAAATCAAACCTTGCAGGATATCGAGATTCTAATTGTTAACGATGGAAGTACGGATGGCTCACAAGAAATTATCGATGAGTTTCAAAAAAATTACCCTTTAATTATAAAGTCTTTTGTTAAAGAGAATGGTGGATTGAGTGACGCCCGGAATTATGGTATCGATCGCGCTTCCGGCGAATTTATTGGATTTGTAGATAGTGATGATGAGGTTGCTGAAACCATGTTTGAAGAAATGTATTCTTTAGGAATAAAAAATAAAGCAGAAATTGTGGTCTGCAATCTTCAAAAAGTTAATGAACAGGGGAAAGTCGTCCAAAAACTGACTCAAATTCCCCATATGCCAGAGAAAATTGAACTGAAAAATCATTTCTCAGTGTTCTCAGATATATCTTATTTCGCGTGTAATAAAATCTTCAGAAAAGAACTTTTTAAGGACAAAAGATTTAAGAAAGGAGTTCATTTTGAAGATATTGAACTGATTCCGAAATTTGTTTTAGACAGCACGGTCATTGCGCAAACTCAGGAATACCATTACAATTATTTGGAAAGAAGCGATTCCATTACAAAAACTCATTCGACCAAGGGACTCGATATTCTGAAAGCTGTAGAAGAAGTAAGTTCCTATTTTAAAACTTCGAAATATGCAGTTTTAGAAAAAGATTTAAAGAATTTTCAGATTTTAGAAGGCGTTTACACCTTCCTTGCATACAGTGCATTTGTTAAAGAAGAAACTGCTTATAACGAGATGAATTTCGCTCTTCGGAATTTCATCAAAAAATATAAAATTTCAAAGGTAGAAATATTGACTTACAGCCGTTTTGGCAAGAATTATCTCTTATCTTTACCGCTGAAAAAACAACTATATTATCTGCTCTATTTCACCGGATTATATTCGATAGTGCGAAAATTACTCTAA